One Aegilops tauschii subsp. strangulata cultivar AL8/78 chromosome 7, Aet v6.0, whole genome shotgun sequence genomic window carries:
- the LOC141026754 gene encoding probable indole-3-pyruvate monooxygenase YUCCA11, giving the protein MAHDMAKSTIVRFTAKFLVVASGENSAENIPMIPGLQSFPGDVVHSSSYKSGKSYSGMNVLVIGSGNPGMEFAYDLAAYGANTSVIIRSPIHVMTKELIRLGMTLARRLPLNLVDKLLVMAVNLIFGNLSRYGIRRPKMDPMILKSKTGRSAVIDVGTVGLIKKGIIKVQGSISKIMGDIVEFQCSKKISFDNGESMLNGNGLPIKEYPNHWKGENGLYCAGLGRRGLAGIAADAKNIANGIKSVIGAMSS; this is encoded by the exons ATGGCACATGACATGGCAAAGAGCACAATAGTCAGGTTCACAGCAAAGTTTCTTGTTGTGGCAAGTGGTGAGAATAGTGCAGAGAATATTCCAATGATCCCCGGACTGCAAAGTTTTCCGGGTGATGTCGTCCACTCCTCAAGCTACAAGTCAGGCAAGAGCTACTCTGGCATGAATGTATTGGTCATTGGATCTGGCAACCCTGGAATGGAATTTGCTTATGACCTTGCGGCCTATGGTGCCAATACTTCAGTCATTATACGAAGCCCG ATTCATGTAATGACAAAGGAACTAATCCGGTTGGGGATGACACTTGCTCGCCGCCTTCCACTGAATCTAGTGGATAAGCTCCTTGTGATGGCGGTGAATTTAATATTTGGAAACCTATCGAGGTATGGCATCAGAAGGCCAAAAATGGATCCAATGATCCTCAAGTCAAAAACCGGCCGATCCGCTGTTATTGATGTTGGCACTGTTGGGTTAATCAAAAAAGGTATCATCAAA GTACAGGGGAGCATTAGTAAGATCATGGGCGATATAGTTGAATTTCAATGCAGTAAAAAGATATCATTTGAC AATGGCGAGAGCATGTTAAATGGCAATGGACTGCCCATCAAAGAATATCCGAATCATTGGAAAGGCGAAAATGGGCTCTACTGTGCTGGGTTAGGAAGGAGAGGATTGGCTGGTATTGCAGCAGATGCCAAGAATATCGCCAATGGCATCAAATCAGTGATAGGCGCTATGTCCAGCTAA